A window of Conger conger chromosome 13, fConCon1.1, whole genome shotgun sequence contains these coding sequences:
- the LOC133108722 gene encoding centrosomal protein of 164 kDa-like isoform X1, producing MSAAALQIGDQLILEEDYDENYIPSEQEILEYAREIGIDPDQEPELMWLAREGIVAPLPGEWKPCQDVTGDVYYFNFSSGQSTWDHPCDEQYRRLVVQERERAPAHSGPAKKDKKKKEKKEKKVKKGKELIKAPAPVSSALGPLTAPLGSLAPLRGLSSAPVPSLRGSAGSSGGLEPLKKPLGASLSTLSSSLLGGRQEERVSLSLPGFDDDDDEEEKVSENEFSRGTGRLLQNLHLDLDALGGGLQYEDSEVSISGPAEEKTEPELQVRALSPEHNPDPLSQDSLRGRHLHSSPPGGSRGGSSAEACPPSQSPEEEEEEDEEGSAAPEEGSEASEHIEEASSSTEDPKAAFRSKLLENVLNLEDLSPAEPEPPLKKVSEEAMKEVKEKEKEEEEERRKRAEAAERRLQRVSKEDAANRKLSRSEGAESEHSWFSEPRPQGEASEAGLTQSSREEGPGVEELKEEAQGEVKEERERALWEREERLQRLREELREEEGEEERRLKEENEERLRTLKRRLEAERKEEESRLRGEAELQLQELQESELREREKKERKLREEGALRLQELQEALEAEKETLEERRRQEVGRLREDAEKELREERLRLKEERTAQLESLRAERRGSESRVEVRSPRQEQHVAEYQRELGDMLQEVREEVQREHNRKLDQLKEEHRSELESIRERHLEEERLQRERLLGELQEERSRLRASQSAQLEELHLQLDSHLQETRQTHTLKENELQELGQRLELRAKELKTQNAILQSQAEDLRKRREQLRGEEGEVQRGLESLPRILEERDALREEVGRAREENRRLKEKNDHLENKVELLQARCDQLNRRVSDLELGERARQASQTQQRDEERGREREGEEKEAPTQEAPPAGQEEALQLEDLEPPPATSTPPLSRGSESSLDDVRQYVSSEGVSLQKARRFLERQSGNLSERQAELRAARTSWAQDPGRDTATQDLFRNLQQEASHLEQLRATVQRGQTLLRRKEERLNQLETSLQEELSDDEVLRETAGRRVTFEASESELSSIDALDGTGEQDGPHPTVPAKVQQLADSLQHISGQLSSVLGALGTLAHRQTPPLSAYSALPFSLSRPPTPAWAPPGGTPPRGLGDPRPGQWARLFPGAVEANGFLSTGSHSAANGFLSTGSHSAYPAYAPASSGSLRSLCSKQPVCAEVDSQRLQARINETKRWLESRRKESSIPLLTRYRNPPSLNGLVQLSLDENNQIKVYHY from the exons ATGAGTGCAGCTGCTCTCCAGATTGGTGACCAGCTAATCCTCGAAGAGGACTACGATGAGAACTATATCCCTTCTGAGCAAG AGATCCTGGAGTATGCCCGGGAGATCGGGATTGATCCGGATCAGGAGCCAGAACTCATGTGGTTGGCACGTGAGGGCATCGTTGCCCCCTTGCCAGGTGAATGGAAACCCTG cCAGGATGTGACGGGGGACGTTTACTACTTCAACTTCTCATCGGGCCAGTCCACCTGGGACCATCCATGCGACGAGCAGTACCGCCGCCTGGTGGTCCAGGAGCGGGAGCGCGCCCCGGCCCACAGCGGCCCCGCCAAGAAagacaagaagaagaaggagaagaaggaaaAGAAAGTAAAGAAGGGGAAGGAGCTCATCAAAGCCCCCGCA CCCGTAAGCTCTGCGCTGGGGCCTCTGACGGCCCCCCTGGGCTCCCTGGCCCCGCTGCGGGGCCTCTCCAGCGCCCCCGTCCCCTCTCTGCGGGGCTCGGCCGGCAGCtccggggggctggagcccctGAAGAAGCCCCTGGGG gCCTCTCTCTCCACTTTGAGCTCCAGTCTGCTGGGCgggaggcaggaggagagagtgtCGCTCTCTCTGCCCGGGTTCGATGACGACGATGACGAGGAGGAGAAAGTTTCAGAGAACGAG ttTTCTCGTGGGACAGGTCGTCTGCTGCAGAATCTACATCTGGACCTTGATGCACTGGGAGGGGGACTTCAGTacgag GACAGCGAGGTCAGCATTTCGGGGCCCGCGGAAGAGAAAACGGAACCAGAGCTCCAGGTCCGGGCCCTGTCCCCCGAACACAACCCGGACCCCCTCTCCCAG GACTCTCTGCGCGGGCGGCACCTCCACTCTTCTCCACCGGGGGGCAGCAGAGGTGGCAGCAGCGCTGAAGCCTGCCCCCCCAGCCAGAgcccggaggaggaggaggaggaggacgaagaGGGGAGCGCAGCTCCTGAGGAG GGCTCGGAGGCCAGCGAGCACATCGAGGAGGCCTCATCCTCCACCGAAGACCCCAAg GCCGCGTTCCGATCCAAGCTGCTGGAGAACGTTCTGAACCTGGAGGACCTCTCTCCCGCAGAACCGGAACCGCCGCTG AAAAAGGTCTCTGAAGAAGCAATGAAAGAagtgaaggagaaagagaaagaggaggaggaggagaggaggaagagagcggAGGCAGCAGAGAG GCGCCTGCAGAGAGTAAGTAAGGAGGACGCGGCCAATCGGAAGCTCTCCCGGAGCGAGGGGGCCGAATCGGAGCACAGCTGGTTCTCGGAGCCCCGCCCCCAGGGGGAGGCGTCGGAGGCTGGGTTGACACAGAGCTCCAGAGAGGAGGGCCCGGGTgtggaggagctgaaggaggaggcgcagggggaggtgaaggaggagagagagagggccctgtgggagagggaggagaggctaCAGCGCCTACGGGAGGAGCTCCgcgaggaggagggagaggaggagcggaggCTGAAGGAGGAGAACGAGGAGAGACTCAG GACTCTGAAACGGCGTCTCGAGGCTGAAAGAAAGGAGGAGGAGTCTCGGCTGAGGGGAGAGGCGGAGCTTCAActgcaggagctgcaggagtctgaactgagagagagagagaagaaggaacGCAAACTCAG ggAGGAGGGAGCACTCAGGCtccaggagctgcaggaggctCTGGAGGCAGAGAAGGAGACGCTGGAGGAGCGGAGGAGGCAGGAAGTGGGGCGTCTGCGGGAGGATGCAGAGAAAGAGCTGCGGGAGGAGAGACTCCGACTGAAGGAGGAGCGCACTGCACAGCTGGAGTCCCTCAgggcagag cggaGGGGCAGTGAGAGCCGGGTGGAAGTGAGGAGCCCACGCCAGGAGCAGCATGTGGCTGAGTACCAGAGAGAG CTGGGTGACATGCtgcaggaggtgagagaggaggtgcagagggAGCACAACAGGAAGTTGGATCAGCTGAAGGAGGAGCATCGCAGCGAGCTGGAGTCCATCCGGGAGAGACACCTGGAGGAG GAGAGGCTGCAGAGGGAGCGGTTGTTGggggagctgcaggaggagcgGTCGCGTCTCAGAGCCTCCCAGAGCgcccagctggaggagctgcacCTGCAGCTCGACTCCCACCTGCAGGAGACccgccaaacacacaccctcaag GAGAATGAGCTGCAGGAGCTTGGGCAGCGTCTGGAGCTCCGGGCCAAGGAGCTGAAGACCCAGAATGCAATTCTGCAGTCTCAG GCTGAAgatctgaggaagaggagggagcagCTCAGGGGTGAAGAGGGAGAAGTGCAGAGAGGATTAGAG TCTCTGCCTCGCATCCTGGAGGAGAGAGACGCTCtccgggaggaggtggggagagcgagggaggagaACCGGAGGCTGAAGGAGAAGAACGACCATCTGGAGAACAAAGTGGAGCTACTGCAGGCACGCTGTGACCAGCTGAACCGCAGAGTCAG TGATCTTGAGCTGGGCGAGAGGGCACGGCAGGCCTCCCAAACACAgcagagagatgaggagagagggagagagagagagggggaggagaaagaggCACCCACACAAGAagcaccccctgctggtcaggAGGAGGCTCTGCAGCTGGAGGACCTGGAGCCCCCACCGGCCACCTCCACACCACCCCTGTCCCGGGGCAGCGAGAGCAGCCTGgacga CGTGCGGCAGTACGTCTCCTCGGAGGGCGTGTCCCTGCAGAAGGCGCGTCGCTTCCTGGAGAGACAGAGCGGCAATCTGTCCGAGAGACAGGCAGAGCTGCGGGCAGCCCGGACCAGCTGGGCTCAGGACCCCGGCAGGGACACGGCCACGCAGGACCTGTTCAGGAACCTGCAGCAG gaggCCAGTCACTTGGAGCAGTTGAGGGCCACAGTGCAGAGGGGCCAGACTCTCCTGCGCAGGAAAGAGGAGCGACTCAACCAGCTGGAGACCtccctgcaggaggag CTCTCCGACGATGAGGTACTGAGAGAGACGGCGGGCAGGAGAGTGACCTTCGAGGCCAGCGAATCAGAGTTGAGCAGCATCGATGCCCTGGATGGCACTGGTGAGCAAGACG gccCCCACCCCACGGTGCCCGCCAAAGTGCAGCAGCTAGCCGACTCCCTGCAGCACATCTCGGGCCAGCTCAGCAGCGTGCTGGGGGCGCTGGGCACCCTGGCCCACAGGCAGACCCCTCCCCTGTCCGCCTACAGcgccctccccttctccctgtCCCGCCCGCCCACCCCGGCGTGGGCCCCTCCCGGCGGCACCCCGCCGCGGGGCCTGGGGGACCCTCGCCCCGGCCAATGGGCCAGGCTCTTTCCCG GAGCTGTGGAAGCGAACGGCTTTCTCTCCACAGGGAGTCACTCTGCAGCGAATGGCTTTCTCTCTACGGGGAGTCACTCTGCTTACCCTGCGTACGCTCCAGCCAG cTCTGGCAGTCTGCGCAGTCTGTGCTCCAAGCAGCCCGTTTGTGCGGAGGTGGACAGCCAGCGGCTGCAGGCCCGAATCAACGAGACCAAGCGGtggctggagagccgcaggaagGAGTCCAGCAT ACCCCTCCTCACCCGCTACCGGAACCCCCCTTCGCTGAATGGACTGGTCCAGCTCAGTCTGGACGAGAACAACCAGATAAAGGTGTACCATTACTGA
- the LOC133108722 gene encoding centrosomal protein of 164 kDa-like isoform X2, producing MSAAALQIGDQLILEEDYDENYIPSEQEILEYAREIGIDPDQEPELMWLAREGIVAPLPGEWKPCQDVTGDVYYFNFSSGQSTWDHPCDEQYRRLVVQERERAPAHSGPAKKDKKKKEKKEKKVKKGKELIKAPAPVSSALGPLTAPLGSLAPLRGLSSAPVPSLRGSAGSSGGLEPLKKPLGASLSTLSSSLLGGRQEERVSLSLPGFDDDDDEEEKVSENEFSRGTGRLLQNLHLDLDALGGGLQYEDSEVSISGPAEEKTEPELQVRALSPEHNPDPLSQDSLRGRHLHSSPPGGSRGGSSAEACPPSQSPEEEEEEDEEGSAAPEEGSEASEHIEEASSSTEDPKAAFRSKLLENVLNLEDLSPAEPEPPLKKVSEEAMKEVKEKEKEEEEERRKRAEAAERRLQRVSKEDAANRKLSRSEGAESEHSWFSEPRPQGEASEAGLTQSSREEGPGVEELKEEAQGEVKEERERALWEREERLQRLREELREEEGEEERRLKEENEERLRTLKRRLEAERKEEESRLRGEAELQLQELQESELREREKKERKLREEGALRLQELQEALEAEKETLEERRRQEVGRLREDAEKELREERLRLKEERTAQLESLRAERRGSESRVEVRSPRQEQHVAEYQRELGDMLQEVREEVQREHNRKLDQLKEEHRSELESIRERHLEEERLQRERLLGELQEERSRLRASQSAQLEELHLQLDSHLQETRQTHTLKENELQELGQRLELRAKELKTQNAILQSQAEDLRKRREQLRGEEGEVQRGLESLPRILEERDALREEVGRAREENRRLKEKNDHLENKVELLQARCDQLNRRVSDLELGERARQASQTQQRDEERGREREGEEKEAPTQEAPPAGQEEALQLEDLEPPPATSTPPLSRGSESSLDDVRQYVSSEGVSLQKARRFLERQSGNLSERQAELRAARTSWAQDPGRDTATQDLFRNLQQEASHLEQLRATVQRGQTLLRRKEERLNQLETSLQEELSDDEVLRETAGRRVTFEASESELSSIDALDGTGPHPTVPAKVQQLADSLQHISGQLSSVLGALGTLAHRQTPPLSAYSALPFSLSRPPTPAWAPPGGTPPRGLGDPRPGQWARLFPGAVEANGFLSTGSHSAANGFLSTGSHSAYPAYAPASSGSLRSLCSKQPVCAEVDSQRLQARINETKRWLESRRKESSIPLLTRYRNPPSLNGLVQLSLDENNQIKVYHY from the exons ATGAGTGCAGCTGCTCTCCAGATTGGTGACCAGCTAATCCTCGAAGAGGACTACGATGAGAACTATATCCCTTCTGAGCAAG AGATCCTGGAGTATGCCCGGGAGATCGGGATTGATCCGGATCAGGAGCCAGAACTCATGTGGTTGGCACGTGAGGGCATCGTTGCCCCCTTGCCAGGTGAATGGAAACCCTG cCAGGATGTGACGGGGGACGTTTACTACTTCAACTTCTCATCGGGCCAGTCCACCTGGGACCATCCATGCGACGAGCAGTACCGCCGCCTGGTGGTCCAGGAGCGGGAGCGCGCCCCGGCCCACAGCGGCCCCGCCAAGAAagacaagaagaagaaggagaagaaggaaaAGAAAGTAAAGAAGGGGAAGGAGCTCATCAAAGCCCCCGCA CCCGTAAGCTCTGCGCTGGGGCCTCTGACGGCCCCCCTGGGCTCCCTGGCCCCGCTGCGGGGCCTCTCCAGCGCCCCCGTCCCCTCTCTGCGGGGCTCGGCCGGCAGCtccggggggctggagcccctGAAGAAGCCCCTGGGG gCCTCTCTCTCCACTTTGAGCTCCAGTCTGCTGGGCgggaggcaggaggagagagtgtCGCTCTCTCTGCCCGGGTTCGATGACGACGATGACGAGGAGGAGAAAGTTTCAGAGAACGAG ttTTCTCGTGGGACAGGTCGTCTGCTGCAGAATCTACATCTGGACCTTGATGCACTGGGAGGGGGACTTCAGTacgag GACAGCGAGGTCAGCATTTCGGGGCCCGCGGAAGAGAAAACGGAACCAGAGCTCCAGGTCCGGGCCCTGTCCCCCGAACACAACCCGGACCCCCTCTCCCAG GACTCTCTGCGCGGGCGGCACCTCCACTCTTCTCCACCGGGGGGCAGCAGAGGTGGCAGCAGCGCTGAAGCCTGCCCCCCCAGCCAGAgcccggaggaggaggaggaggaggacgaagaGGGGAGCGCAGCTCCTGAGGAG GGCTCGGAGGCCAGCGAGCACATCGAGGAGGCCTCATCCTCCACCGAAGACCCCAAg GCCGCGTTCCGATCCAAGCTGCTGGAGAACGTTCTGAACCTGGAGGACCTCTCTCCCGCAGAACCGGAACCGCCGCTG AAAAAGGTCTCTGAAGAAGCAATGAAAGAagtgaaggagaaagagaaagaggaggaggaggagaggaggaagagagcggAGGCAGCAGAGAG GCGCCTGCAGAGAGTAAGTAAGGAGGACGCGGCCAATCGGAAGCTCTCCCGGAGCGAGGGGGCCGAATCGGAGCACAGCTGGTTCTCGGAGCCCCGCCCCCAGGGGGAGGCGTCGGAGGCTGGGTTGACACAGAGCTCCAGAGAGGAGGGCCCGGGTgtggaggagctgaaggaggaggcgcagggggaggtgaaggaggagagagagagggccctgtgggagagggaggagaggctaCAGCGCCTACGGGAGGAGCTCCgcgaggaggagggagaggaggagcggaggCTGAAGGAGGAGAACGAGGAGAGACTCAG GACTCTGAAACGGCGTCTCGAGGCTGAAAGAAAGGAGGAGGAGTCTCGGCTGAGGGGAGAGGCGGAGCTTCAActgcaggagctgcaggagtctgaactgagagagagagagaagaaggaacGCAAACTCAG ggAGGAGGGAGCACTCAGGCtccaggagctgcaggaggctCTGGAGGCAGAGAAGGAGACGCTGGAGGAGCGGAGGAGGCAGGAAGTGGGGCGTCTGCGGGAGGATGCAGAGAAAGAGCTGCGGGAGGAGAGACTCCGACTGAAGGAGGAGCGCACTGCACAGCTGGAGTCCCTCAgggcagag cggaGGGGCAGTGAGAGCCGGGTGGAAGTGAGGAGCCCACGCCAGGAGCAGCATGTGGCTGAGTACCAGAGAGAG CTGGGTGACATGCtgcaggaggtgagagaggaggtgcagagggAGCACAACAGGAAGTTGGATCAGCTGAAGGAGGAGCATCGCAGCGAGCTGGAGTCCATCCGGGAGAGACACCTGGAGGAG GAGAGGCTGCAGAGGGAGCGGTTGTTGggggagctgcaggaggagcgGTCGCGTCTCAGAGCCTCCCAGAGCgcccagctggaggagctgcacCTGCAGCTCGACTCCCACCTGCAGGAGACccgccaaacacacaccctcaag GAGAATGAGCTGCAGGAGCTTGGGCAGCGTCTGGAGCTCCGGGCCAAGGAGCTGAAGACCCAGAATGCAATTCTGCAGTCTCAG GCTGAAgatctgaggaagaggagggagcagCTCAGGGGTGAAGAGGGAGAAGTGCAGAGAGGATTAGAG TCTCTGCCTCGCATCCTGGAGGAGAGAGACGCTCtccgggaggaggtggggagagcgagggaggagaACCGGAGGCTGAAGGAGAAGAACGACCATCTGGAGAACAAAGTGGAGCTACTGCAGGCACGCTGTGACCAGCTGAACCGCAGAGTCAG TGATCTTGAGCTGGGCGAGAGGGCACGGCAGGCCTCCCAAACACAgcagagagatgaggagagagggagagagagagagggggaggagaaagaggCACCCACACAAGAagcaccccctgctggtcaggAGGAGGCTCTGCAGCTGGAGGACCTGGAGCCCCCACCGGCCACCTCCACACCACCCCTGTCCCGGGGCAGCGAGAGCAGCCTGgacga CGTGCGGCAGTACGTCTCCTCGGAGGGCGTGTCCCTGCAGAAGGCGCGTCGCTTCCTGGAGAGACAGAGCGGCAATCTGTCCGAGAGACAGGCAGAGCTGCGGGCAGCCCGGACCAGCTGGGCTCAGGACCCCGGCAGGGACACGGCCACGCAGGACCTGTTCAGGAACCTGCAGCAG gaggCCAGTCACTTGGAGCAGTTGAGGGCCACAGTGCAGAGGGGCCAGACTCTCCTGCGCAGGAAAGAGGAGCGACTCAACCAGCTGGAGACCtccctgcaggaggag CTCTCCGACGATGAGGTACTGAGAGAGACGGCGGGCAGGAGAGTGACCTTCGAGGCCAGCGAATCAGAGTTGAGCAGCATCGATGCCCTGGATGGCACTG gccCCCACCCCACGGTGCCCGCCAAAGTGCAGCAGCTAGCCGACTCCCTGCAGCACATCTCGGGCCAGCTCAGCAGCGTGCTGGGGGCGCTGGGCACCCTGGCCCACAGGCAGACCCCTCCCCTGTCCGCCTACAGcgccctccccttctccctgtCCCGCCCGCCCACCCCGGCGTGGGCCCCTCCCGGCGGCACCCCGCCGCGGGGCCTGGGGGACCCTCGCCCCGGCCAATGGGCCAGGCTCTTTCCCG GAGCTGTGGAAGCGAACGGCTTTCTCTCCACAGGGAGTCACTCTGCAGCGAATGGCTTTCTCTCTACGGGGAGTCACTCTGCTTACCCTGCGTACGCTCCAGCCAG cTCTGGCAGTCTGCGCAGTCTGTGCTCCAAGCAGCCCGTTTGTGCGGAGGTGGACAGCCAGCGGCTGCAGGCCCGAATCAACGAGACCAAGCGGtggctggagagccgcaggaagGAGTCCAGCAT ACCCCTCCTCACCCGCTACCGGAACCCCCCTTCGCTGAATGGACTGGTCCAGCTCAGTCTGGACGAGAACAACCAGATAAAGGTGTACCATTACTGA
- the LOC133108722 gene encoding centrosomal protein of 164 kDa-like isoform X3, translating to MSAAALQIGDQLILEEDYDENYIPSEQEILEYAREIGIDPDQEPELMWLAREGIVAPLPGEWKPCQDVTGDVYYFNFSSGQSTWDHPCDEQYRRLVVQERERAPAHSGPAKKDKKKKEKKEKKVKKGKELIKAPAPVSSALGPLTAPLGSLAPLRGLSSAPVPSLRGSAGSSGGLEPLKKPLGASLSTLSSSLLGGRQEERVSLSLPGFDDDDDEEEKVSENEFSRGTGRLLQNLHLDLDALGGGLQYEDSEVSISGPAEEKTEPELQVRALSPEHNPDPLSQGSEASEHIEEASSSTEDPKAAFRSKLLENVLNLEDLSPAEPEPPLKKVSEEAMKEVKEKEKEEEEERRKRAEAAERRLQRVSKEDAANRKLSRSEGAESEHSWFSEPRPQGEASEAGLTQSSREEGPGVEELKEEAQGEVKEERERALWEREERLQRLREELREEEGEEERRLKEENEERLRTLKRRLEAERKEEESRLRGEAELQLQELQESELREREKKERKLREEGALRLQELQEALEAEKETLEERRRQEVGRLREDAEKELREERLRLKEERTAQLESLRAERRGSESRVEVRSPRQEQHVAEYQRELGDMLQEVREEVQREHNRKLDQLKEEHRSELESIRERHLEEERLQRERLLGELQEERSRLRASQSAQLEELHLQLDSHLQETRQTHTLKENELQELGQRLELRAKELKTQNAILQSQAEDLRKRREQLRGEEGEVQRGLESLPRILEERDALREEVGRAREENRRLKEKNDHLENKVELLQARCDQLNRRVSDLELGERARQASQTQQRDEERGREREGEEKEAPTQEAPPAGQEEALQLEDLEPPPATSTPPLSRGSESSLDDVRQYVSSEGVSLQKARRFLERQSGNLSERQAELRAARTSWAQDPGRDTATQDLFRNLQQEASHLEQLRATVQRGQTLLRRKEERLNQLETSLQEELSDDEVLRETAGRRVTFEASESELSSIDALDGTGEQDGPHPTVPAKVQQLADSLQHISGQLSSVLGALGTLAHRQTPPLSAYSALPFSLSRPPTPAWAPPGGTPPRGLGDPRPGQWARLFPGAVEANGFLSTGSHSAANGFLSTGSHSAYPAYAPASSGSLRSLCSKQPVCAEVDSQRLQARINETKRWLESRRKESSIPLLTRYRNPPSLNGLVQLSLDENNQIKVYHY from the exons ATGAGTGCAGCTGCTCTCCAGATTGGTGACCAGCTAATCCTCGAAGAGGACTACGATGAGAACTATATCCCTTCTGAGCAAG AGATCCTGGAGTATGCCCGGGAGATCGGGATTGATCCGGATCAGGAGCCAGAACTCATGTGGTTGGCACGTGAGGGCATCGTTGCCCCCTTGCCAGGTGAATGGAAACCCTG cCAGGATGTGACGGGGGACGTTTACTACTTCAACTTCTCATCGGGCCAGTCCACCTGGGACCATCCATGCGACGAGCAGTACCGCCGCCTGGTGGTCCAGGAGCGGGAGCGCGCCCCGGCCCACAGCGGCCCCGCCAAGAAagacaagaagaagaaggagaagaaggaaaAGAAAGTAAAGAAGGGGAAGGAGCTCATCAAAGCCCCCGCA CCCGTAAGCTCTGCGCTGGGGCCTCTGACGGCCCCCCTGGGCTCCCTGGCCCCGCTGCGGGGCCTCTCCAGCGCCCCCGTCCCCTCTCTGCGGGGCTCGGCCGGCAGCtccggggggctggagcccctGAAGAAGCCCCTGGGG gCCTCTCTCTCCACTTTGAGCTCCAGTCTGCTGGGCgggaggcaggaggagagagtgtCGCTCTCTCTGCCCGGGTTCGATGACGACGATGACGAGGAGGAGAAAGTTTCAGAGAACGAG ttTTCTCGTGGGACAGGTCGTCTGCTGCAGAATCTACATCTGGACCTTGATGCACTGGGAGGGGGACTTCAGTacgag GACAGCGAGGTCAGCATTTCGGGGCCCGCGGAAGAGAAAACGGAACCAGAGCTCCAGGTCCGGGCCCTGTCCCCCGAACACAACCCGGACCCCCTCTCCCAG GGCTCGGAGGCCAGCGAGCACATCGAGGAGGCCTCATCCTCCACCGAAGACCCCAAg GCCGCGTTCCGATCCAAGCTGCTGGAGAACGTTCTGAACCTGGAGGACCTCTCTCCCGCAGAACCGGAACCGCCGCTG AAAAAGGTCTCTGAAGAAGCAATGAAAGAagtgaaggagaaagagaaagaggaggaggaggagaggaggaagagagcggAGGCAGCAGAGAG GCGCCTGCAGAGAGTAAGTAAGGAGGACGCGGCCAATCGGAAGCTCTCCCGGAGCGAGGGGGCCGAATCGGAGCACAGCTGGTTCTCGGAGCCCCGCCCCCAGGGGGAGGCGTCGGAGGCTGGGTTGACACAGAGCTCCAGAGAGGAGGGCCCGGGTgtggaggagctgaaggaggaggcgcagggggaggtgaaggaggagagagagagggccctgtgggagagggaggagaggctaCAGCGCCTACGGGAGGAGCTCCgcgaggaggagggagaggaggagcggaggCTGAAGGAGGAGAACGAGGAGAGACTCAG GACTCTGAAACGGCGTCTCGAGGCTGAAAGAAAGGAGGAGGAGTCTCGGCTGAGGGGAGAGGCGGAGCTTCAActgcaggagctgcaggagtctgaactgagagagagagagaagaaggaacGCAAACTCAG ggAGGAGGGAGCACTCAGGCtccaggagctgcaggaggctCTGGAGGCAGAGAAGGAGACGCTGGAGGAGCGGAGGAGGCAGGAAGTGGGGCGTCTGCGGGAGGATGCAGAGAAAGAGCTGCGGGAGGAGAGACTCCGACTGAAGGAGGAGCGCACTGCACAGCTGGAGTCCCTCAgggcagag cggaGGGGCAGTGAGAGCCGGGTGGAAGTGAGGAGCCCACGCCAGGAGCAGCATGTGGCTGAGTACCAGAGAGAG CTGGGTGACATGCtgcaggaggtgagagaggaggtgcagagggAGCACAACAGGAAGTTGGATCAGCTGAAGGAGGAGCATCGCAGCGAGCTGGAGTCCATCCGGGAGAGACACCTGGAGGAG GAGAGGCTGCAGAGGGAGCGGTTGTTGggggagctgcaggaggagcgGTCGCGTCTCAGAGCCTCCCAGAGCgcccagctggaggagctgcacCTGCAGCTCGACTCCCACCTGCAGGAGACccgccaaacacacaccctcaag GAGAATGAGCTGCAGGAGCTTGGGCAGCGTCTGGAGCTCCGGGCCAAGGAGCTGAAGACCCAGAATGCAATTCTGCAGTCTCAG GCTGAAgatctgaggaagaggagggagcagCTCAGGGGTGAAGAGGGAGAAGTGCAGAGAGGATTAGAG TCTCTGCCTCGCATCCTGGAGGAGAGAGACGCTCtccgggaggaggtggggagagcgagggaggagaACCGGAGGCTGAAGGAGAAGAACGACCATCTGGAGAACAAAGTGGAGCTACTGCAGGCACGCTGTGACCAGCTGAACCGCAGAGTCAG TGATCTTGAGCTGGGCGAGAGGGCACGGCAGGCCTCCCAAACACAgcagagagatgaggagagagggagagagagagagggggaggagaaagaggCACCCACACAAGAagcaccccctgctggtcaggAGGAGGCTCTGCAGCTGGAGGACCTGGAGCCCCCACCGGCCACCTCCACACCACCCCTGTCCCGGGGCAGCGAGAGCAGCCTGgacga CGTGCGGCAGTACGTCTCCTCGGAGGGCGTGTCCCTGCAGAAGGCGCGTCGCTTCCTGGAGAGACAGAGCGGCAATCTGTCCGAGAGACAGGCAGAGCTGCGGGCAGCCCGGACCAGCTGGGCTCAGGACCCCGGCAGGGACACGGCCACGCAGGACCTGTTCAGGAACCTGCAGCAG gaggCCAGTCACTTGGAGCAGTTGAGGGCCACAGTGCAGAGGGGCCAGACTCTCCTGCGCAGGAAAGAGGAGCGACTCAACCAGCTGGAGACCtccctgcaggaggag CTCTCCGACGATGAGGTACTGAGAGAGACGGCGGGCAGGAGAGTGACCTTCGAGGCCAGCGAATCAGAGTTGAGCAGCATCGATGCCCTGGATGGCACTGGTGAGCAAGACG gccCCCACCCCACGGTGCCCGCCAAAGTGCAGCAGCTAGCCGACTCCCTGCAGCACATCTCGGGCCAGCTCAGCAGCGTGCTGGGGGCGCTGGGCACCCTGGCCCACAGGCAGACCCCTCCCCTGTCCGCCTACAGcgccctccccttctccctgtCCCGCCCGCCCACCCCGGCGTGGGCCCCTCCCGGCGGCACCCCGCCGCGGGGCCTGGGGGACCCTCGCCCCGGCCAATGGGCCAGGCTCTTTCCCG GAGCTGTGGAAGCGAACGGCTTTCTCTCCACAGGGAGTCACTCTGCAGCGAATGGCTTTCTCTCTACGGGGAGTCACTCTGCTTACCCTGCGTACGCTCCAGCCAG cTCTGGCAGTCTGCGCAGTCTGTGCTCCAAGCAGCCCGTTTGTGCGGAGGTGGACAGCCAGCGGCTGCAGGCCCGAATCAACGAGACCAAGCGGtggctggagagccgcaggaagGAGTCCAGCAT ACCCCTCCTCACCCGCTACCGGAACCCCCCTTCGCTGAATGGACTGGTCCAGCTCAGTCTGGACGAGAACAACCAGATAAAGGTGTACCATTACTGA